The Gemmatimonadales bacterium DNA window CACAACATGGTCACTGGTCGGGTCTTCCGCTCCCTCGTTTCAGACCGTAACATTGTCGCGTCACGCACGCCGCCGCCGTGGGGTTCTCCCGGGGCGTGGTGTTTGGCACCCCACCTCGACGTGGCGGAGGCGCTATGAGCAAGCTCTTCTTTCTGGTCTGGCTCGCGGTAATCGTCGTTGTCATCGCCGGCGTCTGGAAGACCTTCGAGAAAGCGGGCAAGCCTGGATGGGCGTGCCTGGTCCCCATCTATAACGCGTGGGTCGTACTCGCGATCGCCGGCAAGCCCGGCTGGTGGCTGCTCCTCCTGCTCATCCCGGTCGTGAACCTCATCGTGGGGATTCTGGTGTCGATCGCGGTGGCAGAGCGGTTCGGGAAGGGGACGGGCTTCGGCGTTGGCTTGGCGCTCCTTGGATTCATCTTCTTTCCGATCCTTGGCTTCGGCGACGCCCAATACCGTGCCTCAAGCTCAACCGGGCCGACCGCCACGCCTGGCTAGAGGCGGACCGCGCTGGCCACTGGCGGTCAAGGGCATGAAGCTGCCGGCGCGGCCAACCGGCGGTGCTCCGACTTGATCATGGTTTGGCCGCGCCGCAGCTTGACCCCCGCAAAGGGGAGTC harbors:
- a CDS encoding DUF5684 domain-containing protein, producing the protein MSKLFFLVWLAVIVVVIAGVWKTFEKAGKPGWACLVPIYNAWVVLAIAGKPGWWLLLLLIPVVNLIVGILVSIAVAERFGKGTGFGVGLALLGFIFFPILGFGDAQYRASSSTGPTATPG